Proteins encoded by one window of Erythrobacter sp.:
- a CDS encoding fused MFS/spermidine synthase, producing MTEATGGSRRWLFTVTIFAGSFLLFLVQPMVARMALPRLGGAPNVWNSAMLVYQALLLGGYAYAHFIGRFALARQGTIHVAVLVLGLLTLPLALADISAPAAGWEALWVPWLFLLTVGPAFFAISAQAPLVQRWFAAHPQADNPYPLYAASNLGSFAGLLAYPLFAEPLFAIGQQSLYWASGYALLIVLVIAVVLARRGVEAQTEPRLDVMEQTHRSSWKTVLLWLALSAVPSGLMLSTTTFLTADIMAMPLLWVIPLGLYLLSFAIAFAERRKLAVLFTFLAPLVLLVDGSISMFAAGRADLLAAAASVMLLFVVAIALHARLYEMRPPATELTRFYLVMSAGGALGGLFTALIAPLVFDWTWEHPLLILGAAALLPLAAWKRTIGVRFSDPRLMRPVLMAIAVLVFVFALRLYQSSLAKADLSPAQWGGLAGLLVLAMLLTARRWSFVLGSTLLLLALGGLGNLQTSFSGQRERSYFGIYSIREEPDGDRLLMHGTTVHGAQRIGQTESREPTAYYGRTSGVGRALTQAPEMFGAAARIGVVGLGVGTLACYREEGQDWTFFEIDPEVLHLSQRGQFTYLSQCAPDSPVVIGDARLELEAMPRAGFDVLVIDAFSSDAIPLHLLTNEAMGIYLDALARDGLLVMHISNNYIHLQPVVAQLAQTRGLNARLLVDAARDHEELFPSTWVVLSRDPGQLAQLQAASDVAWEELDPPRGPVWTDDYASILPYLNWRNFL from the coding sequence ATGACCGAAGCGACGGGCGGCTCGCGCCGCTGGCTGTTCACGGTGACGATCTTTGCAGGCAGCTTCCTGCTGTTCCTGGTGCAGCCAATGGTGGCGCGCATGGCGCTGCCACGGCTCGGCGGTGCGCCCAATGTGTGGAACAGCGCGATGCTTGTCTATCAGGCGCTGCTGCTGGGCGGCTATGCCTATGCGCACTTCATCGGCCGGTTCGCGCTGGCGCGGCAGGGCACGATTCACGTGGCGGTGCTGGTGCTGGGCTTGCTGACCCTGCCGCTGGCGCTGGCCGATATTTCCGCTCCCGCCGCGGGCTGGGAAGCGCTGTGGGTACCCTGGCTGTTCCTGCTGACCGTTGGCCCGGCCTTTTTCGCCATATCCGCGCAGGCTCCGCTGGTGCAGCGCTGGTTCGCCGCGCACCCGCAGGCCGATAATCCCTATCCCCTCTATGCCGCGTCGAACCTTGGCAGCTTTGCCGGCCTGCTGGCCTATCCGCTGTTCGCCGAGCCTTTGTTCGCAATCGGCCAGCAGAGCCTTTACTGGGCGAGCGGCTATGCGCTGCTGATCGTTCTGGTGATCGCCGTCGTTCTGGCGCGGCGCGGGGTCGAAGCGCAAACGGAACCACGCCTTGACGTCATGGAGCAGACACATCGGAGCAGCTGGAAAACCGTGCTGCTGTGGCTGGCGCTTTCCGCTGTCCCTTCAGGGTTGATGCTCTCGACAACCACTTTCCTCACCGCCGATATCATGGCCATGCCGCTGCTGTGGGTGATCCCGCTCGGCTTGTACCTGCTCAGTTTTGCGATCGCTTTTGCCGAACGGCGCAAGCTGGCCGTGCTGTTCACCTTCCTTGCGCCCCTGGTGCTGCTGGTCGATGGAAGCATCTCGATGTTCGCAGCGGGCCGGGCTGACCTGCTGGCCGCCGCCGCCAGCGTGATGCTGCTGTTCGTGGTTGCGATAGCCCTTCATGCGCGGCTCTACGAAATGCGCCCTCCGGCTACCGAATTGACCCGCTTCTACCTTGTCATGTCCGCCGGGGGAGCACTGGGCGGACTTTTCACCGCTTTGATTGCTCCACTTGTGTTCGACTGGACGTGGGAGCATCCCCTGTTGATCCTCGGTGCGGCAGCGCTTTTGCCGCTCGCTGCGTGGAAGCGGACCATTGGCGTACGCTTCAGCGATCCCCGACTGATGCGCCCGGTACTAATGGCGATTGCCGTGCTCGTGTTCGTGTTCGCGCTGCGGCTTTACCAGTCGAGCCTGGCCAAGGCAGATCTATCCCCGGCGCAATGGGGCGGGCTGGCGGGCCTGCTGGTGCTGGCCATGCTCCTGACTGCGCGGCGCTGGTCGTTCGTATTGGGAAGTACGCTGCTCCTGCTGGCGCTCGGCGGGCTGGGAAACCTGCAAACCAGTTTCAGCGGCCAGCGCGAGCGCAGCTATTTCGGAATCTATTCGATCCGCGAAGAACCTGATGGAGATCGCCTGCTGATGCACGGCACCACAGTCCACGGGGCGCAGCGCATTGGCCAAACCGAATCGCGGGAGCCGACGGCCTATTACGGACGAACTTCTGGCGTGGGTAGGGCGCTAACGCAGGCTCCGGAGATGTTTGGTGCGGCTGCCCGCATCGGAGTTGTGGGATTGGGTGTCGGTACGCTCGCCTGCTACCGGGAGGAAGGCCAGGACTGGACTTTTTTCGAGATCGATCCCGAAGTGCTGCATTTGTCGCAACGCGGCCAGTTCACCTATCTGTCGCAATGCGCACCCGATAGTCCGGTAGTGATCGGGGATGCGCGGCTGGAACTGGAAGCGATGCCGCGCGCCGGTTTCGATGTGCTGGTGATCGATGCTTTCAGCTCTGATGCGATCCCGCTGCATCTGCTCACGAATGAGGCGATGGGCATCTATCTCGATGCATTGGCCCGGGATGGTCTGCTGGTGATGCACATCTCCAACAATTACATCCATCTCCAGCCGGTGGTCGCGCAACTGGCGCAAACACGCGGGCTCAATGCGCGGCTGCTGGTGGATGCCGCCCGCGATCATGAGGAGCTGTTCCCTTCAACCTGGGTGGTGCTTTCGCGCGATCCGGGGCAGCTTGCGCAATTGCAGGCCGCATCCGATGTCGCATGGGAAGAACTCGATCCACCACGGGGTCCGGTCTGGACCGATGACTATGCTTCTATCCTGCCCTATCTCAACTGGAGGAACTTCCTGTGA